In the Acidaminococcales bacterium genome, GAATTCAATTTGATTGCCGTCGACGATTTTCTGCTGGAACAGGCCGTATTTGTAGCTTATGCCGCAACCGTGCCCGGGGATGGCGGTTGACGCCAAAGAATCAAGAAGGCAGGAGGCCAAGCGGCCAAGGCCGCCGCTGCCCAAAGCGACGTCTTTTTCCTGCGCTTCCAAATCGTCAAGGCTTATGCCCAGTTCGGCCAAGCCCCTTTTTACGGGATCCTTGATCTCCAGGTTGGACAAATAATTGTCCAACAATCGCCCGGGCAGATATTCTATGCAAAAATAATATACTTGCTTTACTTTCCTTGCCTGATATTCCGCGTTGGTTTTTACCCAGTTGCTCGCTATTTCCTCGCGCAAAGTTTCTACCAACGCTTCGTACTGCTGATCAAGGGACCCTTCGCTGATCGGCTTGCCGTGCAATGTCTGAAAACAGGTGGCGTATTTTTCCATAAACCTCGTTTTAAATTTCTCTTCTGTCAGCATTTTTACTCCCCTTCGCAAAGATTGTTGTAAAGTTCAATATACTTTCGCACCGTGTTGTCCCAACTGAAATTTTCCTTCATTACCCTGCCGACCAATTTCGCCCAGGCCTTTTTGTCCCGGTAAACCTCCAGCGCTTCTTTGTAAACGCGCAGAAAACCGCTTGCCGTCATTTCTTTGAAACCAAACCCCGTCCCTTCGCCGGTAAATTTATTGTAAGGGCGTACCGTGTCGATAAGCCCGCCGGTTTCGTGCACGATGGGAACGCAGCCGTAGCGCATGGCGATCATCTGCCCTATGCCGCAAGGCTCAAAGACCGACGGCATCAGCAAAATATCGCTGCCGCCGTATATCTGCCGCGCCAGCGTGTCGTTGAATTGCGTGCGCACCTCCATAGAGCCGGCGTTTTGGCCGCCGATATGCCGCAGGTACCCTTCGTAGCCGGCTTCGCCCGCGCCCAAGATGACTAATTTGCAGCCTGAGTCGAGAATGGCCGGAATCACCTCGCAAATGAGGTCAAACCCCTTGCTGGCCACAATTCGGGAAACCACCGCCACTATGGGCGCGTTTTTGTCGCCGGTGAAGCCCAGCTCGTCCCACAGCCATTCTTTGTTTTTCCGGCGGCGGGTAAGCATGTTGGGCGCGCTGTGAAAGTGGGCGGCAAGATGGGGATCTTTCCAGGGGTTGTAGATCCCGTAGTCAATGCCGTTCAAAAAACCGTAAAATTTCCCCGCGCAGGCGCGCAAAACGCCGTCAAGCCCCTCCCCGTGTTCCGGCGTCATGATTTCCCGGGCGTAAGTTTCGCTCACGGTGGTAACCGCGCTGGCGTAAAGTATGCCGCCTTTCATTAAATTGACGCAGCCGTTAAATTCCAGTTTGTCGCCGGTAAAATAGCCCCAGTTCAGCCCTAACACGTCTTCGATGATCGCGGGCGAAAATTTGCCCTGGTAGGCCAGGTTGTGGATGGTAAAGACAGTTTTTATGTCTTTCCAAGGCTCGTAGCTGCGGTAAAAATGCTCAAGATAAAGCGGTATCAAGGCAGTATGCCAATCGTGCGCGTGAATGATGTCGGGGACGAAATCAATCTTGTCCAAAAGCGCCAAAACCGCCTGCGAAAAAAAGGCGAATCTTTCCGCATCGTCAAAATAACCGTAAAACCCGCCGCGGTCAAAATAGTAGGGTTGGTCCACGGAATAAAAAATCGTTCCGTTATGCTCAATTTTCCACAATACGGCCTCTTGCTTGCGCCAGGAAATATTGACGGTACATTCGGTCAGGGCTTGCGCCTTGTCCTTGAGTGCCTGCGGTATGTCGCGGTACCAGGGTATTATGACGCGGGCGTCTATCCCCTGCTTGACCATTTCCACCGGCAAAGATCCCGTCACATCGCCCAATCCGCCGGTTTTCGCAAACGGAGCGGCCTCCGATGCAACAAACAATACACGTTTCATAATCACACCACCGTTCCTTTTTTTATTACAAGCGGATACAACGGGTCGCCTTTGAGCGAATGACCCGGCGTTATCTCAACGTCCTTGTCGCAGATCACGTTTTCCAGGCGCGCGCCGCTTCCTATATAGGAATACTGCATGATTACGGAGTTTTTGACCACGGCCCCTTTCGCCACATGGACCGAACGAAAAAGCACGCTGTTTTTTACGAAACCGTTGATCTGGCAACTGTTGGCCAGGACAGAGTTTTCCACCTTGGCCTCGGACAGGTATTTGGTCGGCACGGAATCTTTCACTTTGGTGTAGATATGGCCGTTGCGAAAGAAAATGTCCTGCCAGACGGCCTGGTTCAAAAGCGCCATGTGATGCCGGTAATATTCCCTGACGTCGCAAATGTTGGCCGCATAGCCGGTGAATTCCCAAGCATTCAGCCGCAGGTTCTTGAGGTTGGCCTGCAGCTGCCGGACATAATCGCCGCCGCCGCGGCTCATGGCGTTGGTTATGATGTCCAGGAGCAGCCGGCGGCCAGTGATCGCCATGCTCATGTACAGATTGCGGCTTTTGCTTTGCGGCGGCGCTATCTCCATGTCGGCGATAAAATTGTCGGCGTCCAGCGTGAGCATGACCGCCCCGGACGGCCTTGTTTCATTATTGCCCAGGCGCCGGTAGATGAGCGTCGCGTCGGCTTTGGATTGTTTGTGATATTCAAGCGCCAGGCCGTAGTTCAGGTTGCATAAAAACTGGCTGGCGGACAAAATGACGTATTCTTGTTTGGCGTCGAGCAAAAAATCCAAGTGCTGCGAATAATAGTCCACGTCGCCCGTGCCGGCCAGCGGCGTGCGCGGCGTGGGAATGAGCAGGAACAGGCCTTCGTGCTTGCGGTCAAGGTCCCAGTCCTTGCCGGCCCTTAAATGCTGCAGGAGCGCCCCGGAATGTTCCGGAATGAGTATGCCGACGTTGTGCACGCCGGAGTTGACCATATTTGAAAGCGCAAAATCCACCAGCCGGTATTTGCCGCCAAAAGGGACTGCCGCCAAAGGGCGCGTTTGCGTCAGGACGTCCAGTTTTACCGTATTTTCGTGCAAGTTTATCAATCCCATGACATTGAACATCCAAACGCCTCCCCGCTCAGATAAACCGCCAAATGGCCCTTATCCATCGTCCAGTTTTTCGCCGCCGGAAAAACGCAGCGCTATGTCGCCCGGGCCGGACGGAAGTATTTTCTGTTTTTGCATGACGAAAACCTTGCCTCCGACAATCGCCCTTTCGACCACCGCGCCCATGGAGACGCGGGACTCGGCCATTATTACGGAATCTTTCACCGCGGCTCCTTCCTCCACGATGACGGAAGGGAAGAGAATGCTGTTTTCCACATGGCCGTAGATCAAGCAGCCTTCGCTTACAAGCGACTTCAGCACGCGTCCTTCTTTGCCGATGTAGTGAGGGGGAAGGGCGAGGTTTTCCGAACTGATGATCCAGTCGGGAGAATAAAGGTCAAAGGCGTAGTCGTCGCCCAACAGATCCATGCTGGCCTGCCAGTAACTTTCAACTGTGCCCACGTCGCGCCAATAGCCCTCAAAAGGATAGGCAAAGAGTTTTTCTTTTTTAAAGAGCATGCGGGGTATTATATCTTTGCCGAAATCGTGCGAGCTTTTCGCGTTCTGGCTGTCTTCTATGAGATAGCGGCGCAGGACCTGCCAATGAAAAATATATACGCCCATAGAGGCGAGGGTGCTTTGCGGATTTTTGGGCTTTTCCTCGAAAGCGGCAATCCGCCCGTCCTTGTCCGCGCACATTATGCCGAAACGGCTGGCTTCCTTGATGTCGACGTTTATGACGGCAATGGTGGCATCCGCTTTTTTCTCGACATGGAAAGAGAGCATTTTGGAGTAGTCCATCTTATAAACATGATCGCCGGAAAGCACGGCCACATGATCGGGCTTCATGCTGTCGACAAACTTGATGTTTTGATAAAGCGCGTCCGCCGTGCCTTTGTACCAGTCGGCGCCGCCTTCGCGGGCGTAGGGCGGCAGGATGTAGATCCCGCCGTGCTTGCGGTCAAGGTCCCAGGGACTGCCTATGCCGATGTATCGGTGAAGTTCCAGCGGCTGATATTGGGTAAGCACCCCTACCGCGTAAATGCCGGAATTGTAACAGTTGCTGAGGGCAAAATCAATTATGCGGTATTTGCCGCCAAACGGCACGGCGGGCTTGGCTATGTTTCTGGTCAAGCCGCCAAGCCGGCTGCCTTGCCCGCCCGCGAGCAGCATCGCGATACATGAAAGCTTGCGCATTGATTGTCACCACCCTTTTGCGTCACCTGCTACAATGTATAAAGAAGATAAAGGCGGCACCCTGACGACCAAGGAATATTCCTGCCCGTGCCAGGGCGTCGGATTGGCGATGAGGACGCGCCTGGTCCATTTGCCGCTGCCGCCGAAATTTGCATCGTCGCTGTTTAAAGCCTCGTGATAAGGGCCCATTTGCGGCACGCCCACCCGATAGCCCTCATGGGCTATCTCCGTGAAGTTGCAGATCACCGCCAAATGCCGGCCGTTTTCGTCAAAACGCAGGAAACTGATTATGCTGTGGTCTTTGTCGTCGGGCTCCAGCCAGGCAAAACCGCGCCAATCGGAGTCTATTTGCCAGAGGCAGCTTTCCCGGCGATAAAAATCGTTGAGCGTTTTGACATAATTTTTGAGCTTGCCATGCATTTCATAATCAAGCAAAAACCAATCCAACTGCTTTTTTTCGTCCCACTCAATAAACTGGCCAAATTCCTGTCCCATAAAAAGCAGCTTCTTGCCGGGATGGGCCATCATATAGCCGAGCAAGAGGCGCACATTGGCAAATTTCTGCCAATAATCGCCCGGCATTTTGCCGATCAGGGATTTCTTGCCGTGCACCACTTCGTCGTGGGAAAAAGGCAGGACAAAATTCTCCGAAAAGGCGTACATAAAGGAAAACGTGATGTAATTATGGACGCCGCGCCGGTGCGCCGTCTTTTGGGCTATGTATTCCAGCACGTCGTTCATCCAGCCCATGTTCCATTTATAATTAAACCCCAGGCCGCCGTCGTGCACCGGCCAAGTTACCATCGGGTAGGAAGTGGACTCTTCGGCCATCAGCAATGTTTGGGGGTTGCGCTTGAACACCAGGCGGCTCAAATCACGAAAGAACGCGATGCCGGCCGTATTTTCGCGCCCGCCGCATTCGTTGGGCAGCCACTTGCCCGAGGGCTTGTTATAATCAAGGTAAAGCATGCTGGCCACCGCGTCTACGCGCAAGCCGTCAAGATGAAAAACTTCTATCCAGTAACAAGCGTTGGAAATAAGAAAACTGCGCACCTCGGGTTTGTAAAGGTCAAAATAAGACGTCCCCCAGCCTTCATTGTCCCGGCGCAGAGGATGGGCCGGCTCATAGCAGCAGCTGCCGTCAAATTGCCGCAGGCCGTGATCGTCCTTGCAAAAATGGCCGGGAACCCAATCCATGATGACGCCTATGCCCAATTCGTGGCAGACGTCCACAAAATGCTTCAAATCCCGCGCGCAGCCGTAACGGCTGGTCGGCGCATAATACCCCGTTACCTGATAGCCCCAGGAATTGTCGAGGGGATGTTCGGACAAAGGCAAAACTTCTATATGCGTATAGCCCATGTCCCGGACATAAGCCGGCAGCATCCCTGCCAACTCGCGGTAAGAAAAAAACTCGCCGTTTTCTTTCTGCCGCCAAGAACCCAAATGCGCCTCATAGATATTGACGGGCCGCCCGTATGAATTGGTTGAGCGGCTTTCCATCCACTCCCGGTCGGTCCAGAAAAATTCGTCCGGCGCGGCGACCACGGAAGCCGTATTAGGCCTAAGCTCCGCGGCGAAAGCCAAAGGGTCGGCTTTTAACCGCGTTTTTCCGTCCGCGCCCACAATTTTATATTTATAACGCATTCCCGCGTCGGCGCCGGGCACAAAAACCTGCCAGATGCCGCCGCCGATGTTTCGCATGGCAAAATCCAAACCGCGCCAATCATCAAAATCGCCGACGGCCCATGCCGCTTTGGCGGCCGGGGCCCATACCGAAAAAACCACTCCGTCCCGGCCTTCCAAACTGGTTTTGTGCGCGCCCAGGAACTTGAATATTTCGCAATGCCTGCCTTCGGCAAACAAATAACGATCCATTTCGCCAATAACCATTTAATCACGCTTCTCAAAAAACTCGGTTGCCTTTTGTTTTTAGTTCGACATTATTATGAAAAATCCTGCAATCCCACGAATGTCAAAAGCCGCGCCGGAAAATTTGCGCTGCCTTCCCTGCCCCCGCCCTCATCCCATCGCCGCCGGCGGCCGGTCATACTCCACTTCATGCGCGAATTCGCGGAACCTGTCCACGTACCAGCGCGCCAATGCATCGGCGGATGTAAAGCCGCTTCCTTTAAGGTCGGTTTGGCGCACGGCGTAAAGCTCGGCGCCGTCATAATAAATTTTCGCGCCAAGGCCGTCGGCGCGCGCCGAAAACTTCTCCGGCGCTACCGGCCGGCAGTTTTTCAAAAGATGCAGATTGCCTGCCAACAGCCAAGCCCGCGCCAAAGCGGAATAACCGCCTGCCGGCTCTTTTATCACTATATGCCAGCCGCCGGCTTGAATGGCCGCAGCGGTACCCGCCGGAACGACTTCCGGCAGGATGTTCTCGCTTTTGGCCAAAGCGGAGAGCCTATCGACGCGCTCGGCAACGGGCGGATGGCTTTTGCTCGCCCTGGCGCCGCTTTTGACGGAAAGTTTGCTGATAGTGACAAAGATGCCATAAGGGTTGTAGCCTGCCTTCAGCGCCAGATAAAAACCGCCGGCGTCCGCCTGGTATTCGTGTTCGTGGTTTTCCTGCATTTTTTGCCGCCGGAGTTTGCCGCGCTCGCCGCCGGCGACAGCCTTGTCGGAGCGAAAGGATATGTGCCCTTTTTCAAAATGGGCAATTTCATGGGCCAGGGCGCCGGCCAGTTCGGCGTCGTCCGGCATAAAATCGGCCAGCCCGCGGAAAACAAAAATATAATTGAGCGGGCAAGAAAAAGCGTTGACCATTTTGCCGTCAAGCACCCGGAAAACATAAGACAAATCGCGGCGTTCGGACGCCTCCGCCAATTTTCGGCCGATAGCCTCTACCCTGGCGTTGATTGCTTCGTCTTTGCTTGTGCCGTAATAATTTTCAATTATGGCGGCGCCGTTTTTCCCATCGTAAACCAGGCCCTTGTCGCCTTTTCCCGCCCGGGCGGGCGAAATTTCGCCGCAAATGAAGGCCGAAAGAAAGATGCATACCAAGGCTGCAAACTGCAATGTTTTCCGCATAAATCGTCCTTTGTTTTTCAGGGCCTTCTATCAACCGGACAAAGCCTCGCTCAACCCGACATAGCGGCGGCGGGCTGGACGTTTGCGCGGCCCTGCGCCCAGAGGCGCAATTTTTCAACATAGTCGGCGGCCTTTTGCGCCAAAGTTTCGCCGCCAGCCGCCAAATCCAGCCAATTCACGGCATAAACAAGCCGGTCGCCATAATAAATGCCGGCAAGTCCTTTTTGCTCGTCAACAATAAATTTATCCGGGTCTACAGCTCCGGCCTGGGCAATCGCGTACAAACTGCCCGCCAGCATCCAGGCGCGGTAAAGCGGCTTGCCGGCGCCGTCGGGCACCCTGACCTCCATAGTCCATTCGCCGTCTTGTACTTCGGCCGCCCCCTCTTTTTCAAAAACGGCCGGCGTTATTTGCAGCCGCTGCAAATATTTTTTTATCCGCTCCGCCCTGGCGGACGGTTCCGGGTGCTGGGCGAAGTTGACCTTTATGTCGGGATGCTCGTCGGCATCGTTTAGTTTGTTCAGGACGACGAGAACGGCGTAAGGATTCATATTGGCGCCGAGGACATACATAAATCCGCTGTCGTCGGCTTCCCGCTCGTCCCTTTGGCTGTAGGCCGGCAAAGCGGCCAACGCCGCGTTGGCGGCAATGGCCGCTTCCGGCCCGCCCAAAATCGCCCCGATGATCATGGCCCAAAGTTGCTCGCGTTCCCTTCGAGCGATATGATTGCCCGTAACATGCCCCATTTCATGGCCGATGACGGCCGCCAGTTCATCGTCCGACGGCATGAAGTCCGTCAATCCTTTGAACAGGTATATATAGCCGCCGGGCAAGGCGAGGGCATTTATTTCCGCGGAATTTATAACTTTGAAAGTAAAGTCGTCCGTATTCAGGCCGTTGGCGGCAACCAATTTGTTTCCTATGCCGCTCACGCGCTTTTGCGCGGCGGCGTCAGGGAAAAGGCCGTAGTAGCGCTCAAACTGCCCGGCCCTGTCCGCATCGGCCGCCGAGCGGGCGCCGGCCGGAGCGGACAGGGCAAACAAATGCGCCAATATCAATATTAAGAACGCGATTTTTCTTGGCATAAGGCGCCTTCTTTACGCAGCAATACAAAAAGCAGGCGTTGCCGCCTGCTTGCCGCCTATCAACGATTGGACGCGGGAACGCCCGCGGTAGCCGCCGTTGTAGCTTCCGGGTTGATCAGCGTGTCCATGGCGCGTTCGCCATCTATATACATCCTCTGAATGAGAATTTCCACCCGGCGGTTACGGGCGCGGCCGGCTTCCGAATCGTTCGGGGCGATCGGCCGGTATTCGCCGCAGCCGATCGCGCTAAAGCGCGCGGGGTTAAAAGCCGGATTGATGCTCAAAAGATATTTCATCAAACTCATCGCCCTGGCCGAACTCAATTCCCAATTGGAGGGAAATTGCGCCGTATTAATAGGCACATTGTCCGTATGGCCGGAGATCAGTATGTTTTGCGGGATAGGCCCGATAATATCGGCGACCCTTTGCCCGAAGTCGGCCGCCGCAGGGCTGAGCTGCGCGCTGCCCGAGGGGAACAGCGCGGTGTCGCGTATCCTAATCACCAGGCCCTGATCGGTCAATACGGTTTCAATGCCGCCGTGGAGCTGCTGGATAAAAGACTCTATTTCACTTTTGGCGTTTCCCAATTGCGAACTTTCCAGTTCCGCCGGGCTCATGACCGAAGTAGGGGCGGAGCCGGGGCCGGCCGTCAAGCCGGCGCCGCCGGAGAGGATGGTCTGCCCGCCGCCGCCGCCGCCCAAAGCAGTGCCGATGCCCAAACCGCCCAGCGCGCCGCCGAGTCCGCCGCCCAAGGCAACGTTCAATGCTTGGCCGACTGCCGCGAACTTACCCTGGTCAACTTTTGCCGTAGCGAACAAAACGATAAACAGAGCCAAAAGCAAGGTCAAAAGATCGGCGTAAGGAACAAGCCAGGTTTCGTCAGGGTGTTCTTCGTGCGGAGGGCCGTGGTGTTTTTTGGACATAGGCCTACTCTCCCGCAGAAGAGCTGGTTTTGCGCTCGGATTGCGGCAAGAAAGCGTTGAGCTTGGACTCGACGGCGATCGGCGAATCGCCGGCCTGCAACGACAATATGCCTTCGACTATTATTCTTTTTATGCTCGCTTCTTCCGCGCTTAAAATTTTCAGCTTGGTGGCAATGGGGTGGCAAACGACATAGCCGAAAAATATGCCGTACATTGTCGCGATAAAAGCGGCCGCGATGGAATGGCCGAGCTGGTCGATGTCGTTCAGGTTGCCGAGCGCCGCGACCAAACCGATAACCGCGCCCAAAACGCCGAGCGTGGGCGAATACATGCCGCCCTGCGAGAAAATAGTGGCGCAATGGCGATGCCGTTCTTCCATGGCGCCGATCTCCGCTTCCATGACGTCCCTTATGAATTCCGCGTCAAGGCCGTCGATCATCATGCTCAAACCGCCGCGCATGAAAGGGTCCTTGATTTCGCCCAGCCGGCCTTCGAGGGCGAGCAGGCCTTCGCGCCTGGCTACTTGGGAAAATTCGACAAAAGTCGCGGCAAGCACGGACACCGGGATCAATGTCTGCTTCTGCACGACTTTCTTCAGCAGGGCCGGCGTTTTTTTCGCTATATGCATGGGCATGGCGTTCAAAACGGCGCCGGTAGTGCCGACAAGTATGATCATGACCGCGGCCCCGCTGAGCAGCATTACGGGATTGGCTCCTTTGAGCACCATGCCGACAAGCACGGCTACTATCGCTATAGGCACACCTAATGTAGTCGAAAGTTCCAAAAAATCATCCCCTTTTTCTGCAATGAAAAATAAAAACGGATTTTATTTGAATTTTTCGCCAAACAATGCCGCAAGCAGCTGCATGTCCGGCTCGCGCCGGGCGCCGGCCCGCAAATGGGCAAGCCGCGCCCGCCGCAGATGGCCGGCCGAGTATGCGCTGAGGTCAGCCGCCCTCCGGTTCCCGCCGCCTTGGCCGGATTTTTGCTTTCCGCCCGTACTCGAACGGGCAAAAAGAGTGCTTTCCGGCCTGTAGAAGCGTAGGGCTCAGGGCGGTTCGAGGCAGTTCGGCAAAAATTATTTTCCCGGCAAAACAGAAAAACAAAACCTAAAGGCCGGCGCAGCCGCGCCGCCGAACATACGAGGCAAAGAGCGGACGGGCGTAGGACAGGCATGCCGTACTTTAAATGTTGAAAAGCATTTTATTGATACACATTCATATTAACATCAATTATCTGTTTAGTCCAGCCCATATATATCTTTATATCGTAAAAAAAGCCGAAAAGGTTAAAGCAACAAGAGGGTTGCCTCTCAACTCCTCATATTGATGGATAGCAAAAAGCTCGTCAAGTTTTTCGGGAGCATTAACGATGCCGCCCCAACTGCGGAGGATGCCAGAAATGTTCGCAAACCAATTCAGCAAGCGCGGCTTTATCGAAAATCCCATCGCGGTATTCAATGAAATCGAGCAGTTCGCGGAGCATATTATCCCGCGTTTACCCGAACAATGATTCGGCCTGCCGGTTGCTTTCAGTTTTGGATTTGGCGCAAACCTTTTGCTGCAACGCAAGCGTATTGCGTTCCCAAAACACGCCGTCCGCATAGCCTTGAATGGTGGTTGCGTCGTCCGCCATTTCAAGACGTTTTTGCGCGTATGCACAATACTCCGCCTCTCGTTCAATGCCGATAAACCGACGGCCGAGTTTTTTTGCCACTACCGCCGACGTGCCCGAACCTACAAACGGGTCGAGAATCATATCGCCCGAATTGGAACTTGCCAAAACCAACTTCGCAAACAGCTTTTCGGGCTTTTGCGTTGGGTGGTCCGTGTTTTCCGGCATTGACCAATATGGAATGGAAATGTCGTCCCAAAAATTCGACGGAAAGGTGTCGCGGAAGTTCCCGTTTTCGCTTTCAATCCAATCCTTGGGTACGCCGTCAGCTTTGTATGGCGCAATAACGCGGCGGCGCATCTTGACATCGTCAACATTGAAGGTAAATGACTTCGGAGATACGGTTGCGAACCAAATGTCCTCCATTGAATTTTTCCAGTTATGCATTGCTCCGCGCCCTTTTTCCCGCTGCCAAGTAATACGATTTTGGACAGTAAAATATTCGCCGAGAAGCCGCCCGACAACAAGGCTTGTCTGCCAGTCGCTGCAAACGTAAACCGTAGCGTCGGCTTTCAAGGCATGGCGAACGGTTTCAAGCCAACGGCGCGTAAACACCGAATACTCCGCATCGTCCATTTTCTTGAATGCCTGGCTGCCATATAGTTTGTTCAAATTATATGGCGGATCAACGATGAGTAAATCCACAAAGCTATTTGGAAGCGTTTCGAGTATATCGAAAGCATCGCCGTGAATAATCATATTTTCGGGCTGCATATCTTCGTATGTACAAGAGCATGACCCCATATATCGACTGACCTCGCTGTCGCTTAACGTAATCGTCCTATTGCGTTCAGCCCGTTGTGCCGCCATAGCCATGCAACCTCCGTCCGTTTTTGCGTCTGCCGTCTGCCGGCTTTGGCGTATCTTGGGGAACGAACCCGTTGCGCCCGCCTCTTGCTGCGCCGTCTATTTGACCGCTTGCGCACGGAGCTTGCACACGTCTGTCGGTTATGCCCCGCCTTTCGGCTGCTTGCTTTGGCGTTGTCCAGCCAAAATCCATTTTGGTCTCCTCGCTCATTCCGATTCTAAAGTTTATTATACTGCGAACAAACAAAGCAAGAAAGAAAGTGAAATTTCTAAAAAATTTCTCCGGCCCCGAAAAAAGTCCTTGACAAAACAGTCCGAATTATTTTACAAACGGGGCCCTTCGTCCGCGCCGCTCGTCGCGGGCAAATCGGATCCTGACGCGAGGGCGCAGGCCACGGCCGCCCCGAATAGCGACGAGTTGCGCCCGGACAGGGTTTCAGGCGGTCTGGCGCCGAGCTTGGCGAGCGCGGCGTTCAACTCTTGCCGGAACAAGGGCATTTCGTTATAGATGGCACCGTCGATAAAAATTTCCTCCAAAGCCTCCCCTTTATGGGCAAGATAAAGGCTTATGCCGGAATATTCGGCGGCCGTGAGCGCGGCCGCCCTTTTGACGATAGCGCGGACAACGCCGGCCAAAGCGTTCGGCGCGCCGTCAAGGATTGCCGACAGTTCCACGGCCCTTTCCAGACGAACGCCCACGCCCAATGCCCGCGCAGCCAGGGACGCCAGTTTGGCCAGATAATCGCCGGCCGTCATCTTTTCCATGAGCTGGCCGCCCGGCCGGGAACTCGAAAGATCAAGCTCTTGGTCGAAACGGTTGCGGCAAGCCGGGGAAAAATTGCCTGTTTCCAGATTTATGGCCATCTTTCGGTCGGGTTCGTAATAGCAACTGTTGTGGCCGGTGCCGCAAACGCTGCCGACAATGTTTTTTTTGCCTGACTGGTAGGCGGACGCCAGCAAAACCGCCGTCGCATCGTTTAAAATGACGGCGGGGACAATGTCGCCGCGGCCGATAAAAAGCAGCTTTTGGCGCAACAGGCCGTTCACGTTTATGTTTTGGGCGCCCGCAAAAGAGATTTCCTTGGTCCAATTGTGCGCCCGGGCGTCATGGGCACCGGGGAAAACGACGGTCGAATGGGAAAAAGTATGCCCCAAAAAACCGCCCTGTTGCCCAGCAAAGTCGCTTATCTTGCGGGCGATATCGAAAAAAAGCGCGTCCACTTCGTGCCCGGCCGCGGCGGACAGTTCTTTGAGCGGCCATTTGCGGGCGGCGTTTTGCGTGATAAAGCCGCGCCGCAAAGTTATATGCGCCAGGCGCAAATTGCTGCCGCCAAAATCCAGGGCGAAAAAATCCCCTTCCTCCCGGCCGCCGGGCAAGCCGAGAAAAGACGGGAGAAAGAGAAAGGGCGACGGCTCCCCCCGCAGGCCGGCGGAAAGCGCCGCCTCCACGCGGCCGGCTTCATCAAGAAGCTGTTCACGGGTCAAAGAGAACTCGCCTATTACGTCCTTTTCCGTCATTTTGCCATCAGCCCCTGCTCCAAAGCCATTGCGCGCCAACTCATGTAGCCGCCGCTCATGTTTACCGCGTC is a window encoding:
- a CDS encoding OmpA family protein; this encodes MSKKHHGPPHEEHPDETWLVPYADLLTLLLALFIVLFATAKVDQGKFAAVGQALNVALGGGLGGALGGLGIGTALGGGGGGQTILSGGAGLTAGPGSAPTSVMSPAELESSQLGNAKSEIESFIQQLHGGIETVLTDQGLVIRIRDTALFPSGSAQLSPAAADFGQRVADIIGPIPQNILISGHTDNVPINTAQFPSNWELSSARAMSLMKYLLSINPAFNPARFSAIGCGEYRPIAPNDSEAGRARNRRVEILIQRMYIDGERAMDTLINPEATTAATAGVPASNR
- the motA gene encoding flagellar motor stator protein MotA is translated as MELSTTLGVPIAIVAVLVGMVLKGANPVMLLSGAAVMIILVGTTGAVLNAMPMHIAKKTPALLKKVVQKQTLIPVSVLAATFVEFSQVARREGLLALEGRLGEIKDPFMRGGLSMMIDGLDAEFIRDVMEAEIGAMEERHRHCATIFSQGGMYSPTLGVLGAVIGLVAALGNLNDIDQLGHSIAAAFIATMYGIFFGYVVCHPIATKLKILSAEEASIKRIIVEGILSLQAGDSPIAVESKLNAFLPQSERKTSSSAGE
- a CDS encoding M48 family metalloprotease; this translates as MPRKIAFLILILAHLFALSAPAGARSAADADRAGQFERYYGLFPDAAAQKRVSGIGNKLVAANGLNTDDFTFKVINSAEINALALPGGYIYLFKGLTDFMPSDDELAAVIGHEMGHVTGNHIARREREQLWAMIIGAILGGPEAAIAANAALAALPAYSQRDEREADDSGFMYVLGANMNPYAVLVVLNKLNDADEHPDIKVNFAQHPEPSARAERIKKYLQRLQITPAVFEKEGAAEVQDGEWTMEVRVPDGAGKPLYRAWMLAGSLYAIAQAGAVDPDKFIVDEQKGLAGIYYGDRLVYAVNWLDLAAGGETLAQKAADYVEKLRLWAQGRANVQPAAAMSG